A segment of the Fusarium musae strain F31 chromosome 2, whole genome shotgun sequence genome:
CCACTAATACTCCCTGTAGAGTTCATTCAAGAAACATGGATTGACTAAAGATGAATGCGAGATTGAGGCAATTTTCATGTTTGTCGCAGGGTCAGACACCACGGCTTCTGTTATTAGAGCAGGCATGCTTTACATTCTTGCGACACCTCACGTCTATTCTCGGTTGAAGCGAGAAATCGCAAACACTATCCGTGAGGGACGGGCTTCGAGACCAATCAGCAATGCAGAATCCCTTGCACAACCATACATACAGGTCAGTAGTATAACAGATTGACCGAAGTGGAACTAAAAACATGGTCAGGCTGTTGTTTATGAATGTCTTCGAATCCGCTCTGTCTCGACGAACATGAGCTTCAAAGAAGTTCCAACTGGCGGTGAATTCTACAACGGAAAATTTCTCCCTGCCGGCACCAACATAGGAGTTAACTTCTCAGGACTTCTCCGTTCAGAGACCTTGTTTGGCAAGGATGCTCATATCTTCAGACCGGAAAGGTTCACcgaggttgatgataagACAAGTGCCAAGATGAAGCGAGATGTCGAATTGACCTTTGGGCTCGGGAGGTGGAGTTGTCTGGGGAAGCCGATTGCTTTGATGGAGCTCAATAAGATTTTCTTCGAGGTATGGACTAAGCGGATGCAGTTACAAAGATGCTGACGAGAACTCTAGCTCTTTCGCCACTTCGACTTTCAGCTGGCTGAGCCACATCAGGCAATGCTGTTTGACTCCTATATGTTGTTTCGTGACAAGGGGTTGGTTCTCAGG
Coding sequences within it:
- a CDS encoding hypothetical protein (EggNog:ENOG41), producing MMGLTNKVVEEFYHGDGQVKRDMLSSFKKHGLTKDECEIEAIFMFVAGSDTTASVIRAGMLYILATPHVYSRLKREIANTIREGRASRPISNAESLAQPYIQAVVYECLRIRSVSTNMSFKEVPTGGEFYNGKFLPAGTNIGVNFSGLLRSETLFGKDAHIFRPERFTEVDDKTSAKMKRDVELTFGLGRWSCLGKPIALMELNKIFFELFRHFDFQLAEPHQAMLFDSYMLFRDKGLVLRVTESDLEDL